ACATCCAATCTATGTTGATTCGAGGTTTCTGTTTCAACATTGCCCCCCCTGAGCTGCAGACTATCTACATTTTGCATGGCTGAATTGGAGCCATTCATCTTAATTCCATTTCCATACCTTGGCAAATTTTGGTCCCTGAAATCAGTACTTCTGATCTTCCCACCATGCTGATCTGTTGAAGTGGCAGAGATTGGAGAGTCAAAAAGGCGGTTTCGTGATTTATCTGATAAATTAATGCTGCTGAGATGCTCAGAAATCTGCCTTCGTGGGGAACCATGTGTCTCTCTCTCCAAGTTTGCACTGCATATGCCGGGATTAGAGGGTCTCCTAACCATTTTAGCACTTCTACTTGCAGTAGATGATGTGTCTGTCTCCCTACCTGCCCCGGTTAAGCTAAGTAAATGCAGCGCATGTATTGCTTCATTGGAATACGTATCATGAGATACACTCTGATAACGATCATGTTCCATCCCATTACTTTCTCCAGTAAGTGTGCGTTCTGCATTCATGCTGCTCATGTTTCCAGAATCAGTTGGAAGCTTCTCTAGGTCAATATCTTGAGAACTTGGGGAGTTAAGGTCAAAAAGATCCCTTCTCCTGTTCTGCCTTTGTGTCGACCCAGATTGAAGTGAAATTAAGTCTAAGTTACTACCTCTAGGCTGCGAAACAGTTCTGTTGCGTAAATCAACGCATCCCAGGGATGCATTCTTCTTGCTCGACAATGGCCGAACATGAGAAGCACTTCCATCCTGCTGCATAATAGTCTCGAATTGGTTTGATCTTCCATCGAAATGTGAGGAAGCACCAGAGGATCCACACTCTGCATTCCTCCTATTAAAAATTGGAGTTTGAGCAGGACCAAGCTTCCTGGTATCACTTGGTGAGTAATGGGATCCATTTGATGACTTATTTTTTGATTGTGGAACTTCAAACCCAAACGGGAACTGATGGAGTGCGCTTGAAGAAAAGTAGTTActtgaattttcttttcttgggaATGCATTTCCTTGTCTTCTGTTAATTCCAATTTCTGTATCACTTACGTGATCTTTTTCCCTCTGGACAGACATTTCCAGTTGGCAGCTTAAATTTTCTACGTCAGGTAGAGACCTCTCATATTGATTCCTTGCCAAGATCTCTACAACTTCCATTGGGATATCATCTTCTGACCCATGGTCAGAGTCCTCTGCTGTCAAATCATCACATCTTTCCAGACTATTATCTAGATCAACAACTTCAATCATTTTGTTATTGTTTCCGGCTCCATTGGTTCCCTGAAAAAGAAGGGCTGTTATCTCCTTGGAGACATGGTTTCTATGAAAAGTTCATTGTCTCATGACCCTAAAGAAAAAACATTCATGCGAAGGAAATCTACACATTTTAAGAGATTAATTTAGCAGTTAAAGTTCgatgaaaacaaataaactgAAGAATTCCCAACTGGACATCAATAAGAGAATGTCAATAAACTACAGCATGAATAAATATTTGATGGTCAAAAGAACTAATTCCTGTTAGTTTGAAGAATCTGATCAAGCTACAAAGCAGTTTCATATGatgttatttaaatatttctGGTTAAAGAAATCAAATAGTTGACCATATCAAAAGTTTGAAGAAAGTATGAAGCACACATATCACAAAAATAAGAAGATCTGGTTGATGCTCACATGATAAAATGTTCAAAAGACAAATTTATGGCAGGGCCAGTGGAATCTTGTAGAAACAACGAAATGAACTAATTGCAAAATTCTTAACAAATGGAAATATAAAGAAATAACATCTATTTTGATCATGGaagtcaattttttattttatttctttttttttttttggaaaaagaagagagaagggggGGAGGGGGGTTGAAAGTTTAATACTACTTACTTCAAGATatacttcttttcctttttcaagaATTGCATTTGACATGTCATTTGAAGGATTTTTTCGAACTCCACAATAAATGGCTTTGCCGTCCATATTTCTAAGTTGAGCTCTTGAAGTACCCTCTCGAAGCTGAATTTCTTTTTGACTGATATTTTGCTTGTTGCAAATCTGTTCCGATGGATAGCCTTTTAAGGGAAGATGCCTTTCCTCATTGAGTTCTTTCCCATTTGATGTACCTTTTGTTGATGGAACTGCAATGCATTCAGGCCTACTTGACAAATTCTTTGATGCTGTATGTGCAAATGAACCTTCAACTAGCTTGTCATTTTTCCTCCCGGTTATAGAATCCATTTCTGCATCAGCTTGAGGCATCTTGCCTTTTCCTTTGGAATTGCAGACATTTCTATTCCTTAACATATGCAGCGGAAAATCATCCTTTCCCTTCTCAGTGGATGCACAAGGAAAGGATCCAGAAGGACTTTCAGACAGATTTTCCTTATTTGTGACATCCACCGTGCTCCCACTCTTTCTCCACTGTCCTTCTTGTGGCCTAGAAATCAAGTGTTTGTCAACATGAGGAACCGATTTGTGCCTTTTACCTGCAGTCTTATCTGTTCTAGAAACTCCCCCTGGGTTTTGAATTTCGTTATCAAGCCTCTGGGAGCACATATCTGCAGATGTTGACTCTTCATCCACAACAAACTTTCGCTTTCTACCGCGACCCTTATATGTCAAAGTCGAATCTACTGGAACATCCTCGTTTTCTTGGAAAACTGGTGGTGCCTCTGAAGTTGCAAACTGATTAAGAGGACCATGAGATAGTGATCTGCTTGCGGTGGTTTTATCAGTCTTTGCCTCTCCATTTTCATTTAACAAGTCCTTAAGCAAGCGCATCTTTGTAGGTCTCTTACGAGTTAAACTGGTTGACCTTTCTACATTACGACCCTGATGATTTCTGACAATTTCATCTTCATTTTCCACTGACACATCATGATTGCCATCAGCCAACTCTGGTGAAAGATGTTCAGTTGCATGATCAATGATGTTATCTCCGACAACTACTGTACATTCCCTCAAAATTGAACCAGATTGTCTTAAACCGTTGTGGCATTGGTTTTCTTCAGAAGTAGGTGTCCCTTCATTAATATCAGAAGGGCTCTTATCCACATT
This portion of the Arachis duranensis cultivar V14167 chromosome 6, aradu.V14167.gnm2.J7QH, whole genome shotgun sequence genome encodes:
- the LOC107495217 gene encoding protein EMBRYONIC FLOWER 1-like, whose translation is MESNFVSVDSISIDLPIGTANKTCEHFTIRGYVSDIRKKDWRKCWPFPMDESDNELPLPPLEVPKFRWWGCENCQQATANEIIHGNDQTDVSHRNGGISDCNCSNAVVNSGTPESPVASAATPVNAEFDLNIPIDPTGDTDGLPVRNAIENNNAEIVQNKITDHDIGSEINLNHQVSSVTLPEARPDHMEECHINKIACEANVDKSPSDINEGTPTSEENQCHNGLRQSGSILRECTVVVGDNIIDHATEHLSPELADGNHDVSVENEDEIVRNHQGRNVERSTSLTRKRPTKMRLLKDLLNENGEAKTDKTTASRSLSHGPLNQFATSEAPPVFQENEDVPVDSTLTYKGRGRKRKFVVDEESTSADMCSQRLDNEIQNPGGVSRTDKTAGKRHKSVPHVDKHLISRPQEGQWRKSGSTVDVTNKENLSESPSGSFPCASTEKGKDDFPLHMLRNRNVCNSKGKGKMPQADAEMDSITGRKNDKLVEGSFAHTASKNLSSRPECIAVPSTKGTSNGKELNEERHLPLKGYPSEQICNKQNISQKEIQLREGTSRAQLRNMDGKAIYCGVRKNPSNDMSNAILEKGKEVYLEGTNGAGNNNKMIEVVDLDNSLERCDDLTAEDSDHGSEDDIPMEVVEILARNQYERSLPDVENLSCQLEMSVQREKDHVSDTEIGINRRQGNAFPRKENSSNYFSSSALHQFPFGFEVPQSKNKSSNGSHYSPSDTRKLGPAQTPIFNRRNAECGSSGASSHFDGRSNQFETIMQQDGSASHVRPLSSKKNASLGCVDLRNRTVSQPRGSNLDLISLQSGSTQRQNRRRDLFDLNSPSSQDIDLEKLPTDSGNMSSMNAERTLTGESNGMEHDRYQSVSHDTYSNEAIHALHLLSLTGAGRETDTSSTASRSAKMVRRPSNPGICSANLERETHGSPRRQISEHLSSINLSDKSRNRLFDSPISATSTDQHGGKIRSTDFRDQNLPRYGNGIKMNGSNSAMQNVDSLQLRGGNVETETSNQHRLDVAEPWQSISGSTIVVNRNPAEFTAPEDGNPYMINGEDLIFEDIPPNRRHGLPAPRGRKQMKTRRLQNERR